The genomic DNA aagaggatgtttGAGAAGATTATGGATGCTGTGCTGTAATATATACTCATGTAGTCGCGGATCTGAGAAATGTACACACTTGTACCTGGTCCGATGTCAAGAGATGAAAGAGACTTCTCTGCTGCTATCAGTGAGGCGTCAGCTACAGAAACTGCCATAGCCAAAGCGGGCAGTGACTAGACCCCGAGAATGGCAAAGACATGCCACCATTCCCAGAAGTAAGCCACTTGGATAACACAAACGCAACCCAGGAGTCCGACCTTCTCCGGCCATTCATCTATCCAAAACAACCAGCAAGCAATAACACGTTCAGGGAACAGAGGGCATGCCCATAAGCAGAACATCCCAAGAAAACAGGGGTATATAGCGGTCAATCTTCGCTAATTCACACCACACAAAACGCAAAAAAAATATGCACAACCTGATGACCTGACCTGATCTTCTGACCCCGGAGTAAAGCAGAACAATACTCCGTACAGCGAACGCACTTTCGCTCTATCGTCGGCCACCAGAAATCCCACTCCCAGGCCCAACCATCCCCCTCTGCTTCCCAATCCAACTCTTCGGCTCCTGCCGTCGCCTCCCCAACGAAACCCCATTATTCTGCAACCGATTCGAAAGATCATACCACGCAGTAGCCATCAACCGATTCTCGCGCTGTAGCGCCGCAATATCCTGCGGAAGCGGAGCTTCTTTCGGTTGTTTTTGTAAATTGTCTAATTCTCGTCTGAGGTCGGCGATTGTTTGTTCGCGTTCTTCGAGTTGTTGCGCGGTTTTGGATTGTTCTTCGGCGTTTTGAGAACGGGAACGGCCTGCGTCTTCGAGGGTTGCGTTGCGTTGGGAGGCTTGTTTGAGGCGGAGGTCGGAGGCTTCGAGTTGTTTTTCGAGGAGGGCGACTTTTTCGGCCCATTGTTTGGTTTGGTCGTTTTCGCGAGAGGTGGGTTTGGGTTTCGGGTCTTCGGAGTCTTTTGTCGGCGGTTCTGGAGGATCGTGGTCGATTTCGTCTTCTGGGCCGGCTTCCTGGAGCTTGTTGCGGAGTTCTTCGATCACCTCGTGATCGCGTTCTTGTCGttctcgagcagcttcgagctttTGTGCTAGTACTCGCGCGTCGTATTCGGCGTGTTTTCGTGTCGTAGTCAGCTCGTTGATTTGATACTCCTGGTTCCGGATCAGGCCCTTCTTCTCGATGATCTCCTTTTCCAAGCCGGCCTGGAATTGTTTCAGGCGATCAAGCTCCTCTAGCCTCTCACTCGCCTGCTTGAGCTCTTCCCGCAACGAAGCATTCGCCTTCTCTTGTTCCTGCAAAGcttggatcttcttcttgagatTCTCGTTCGCCTTGACCTTCTGGTTCAGATCTTCGTTCTCAGCGCGCAGTACTTGGAGATCATCGCGTAGCTTCTGTCCGGCTTCTTGCTCGTCCTTGAAACGCTGTATTTGCCTCTCGTAGTTGTCAACCGCCTCTTTAGATGTCTGCAGCTGCGCTTCTAATTCATCGATGTAGGCTCTATCGTTGTCTGCCTGGCGTTGCAGCTTCTTTAGATCATCTTCAGCACCTGCTGGCCGTCCCCGATTGTTGATCTCCGATCGGTATGCATCGAATGCCTCTTGAAGCTGTTCCTTGTCTTGCTTCAACGCTTGTAATTGCTGCTGTGCGGTCTTATGGCTGGCCTGCAGCTTTTCAATCGTGGCCTGCGCCTGCagtagctcttcttctttctccagCATTGGGTCTCCAAAGAGGCCTCCATTCTGCTTGCTCTCTGCCGTAGCAGGCCTTCGCTCGGGCAGCTCCTGCTCCGACTGATATGCCGACTCGTCCCTGCTCAGCGGCTCCGAATCTGGGGCTTCTGCATCCTGCATGCTTCGAATCTCGTACGCGATTGCCATGGCGTGCTCATTGCCCAGTCCCAACAACCTCTTTCCCATCCTCTGATTCGACTCAGGCGAAGCCATGGCAGCCCTAATGATCTCCATAATGAGCCTCTCGAGGTGTGGGATAGACGActcagcagcaatggccttCAAATCCGGTCCATTGCTCACGCCAGCAGAGTCATGCCCATTGCAAACATCGCGATAGTAAACCGAAAGCTGCTTCTCGAGGTGCTTGAGATTCTGCCACTTCCGAGTCCAGTCGCTGGAAGCTTCAATATCCGGCTCTGGCAGGCTGCCAGCGAAGTAGGCCGGGTCGACGTCCTGGAGGATGCCCCACAGCACCTTACCGTCGCTCAGGTCGCCCAGCTGCTCCACCTTGCCCCCATCGTCGAATGATCTGACCCAGGCCAGCAGGCTGTCCCCCAGCGAGTCCGCGTCGGAAGAAGCCATcgggctggctggctgggcgATGTCGCGTCAATTCTCTGACACTCCGTTCACGCGCCGTCTACGGTGCTCTGCGGGCACGTGCTGCTCGAGGGagggcgcagcagcagcaatggcagtgTCAAAGTGTCATGGCCGCGTGGGCAGAAGAAGCGGAGTCTCACACATGGACAGGGCAAGGGCAGCGTTGGCCGGCGTCTCATCAAGATTTCACCAAAAACACAATCTCACGCCTGGCAATAGCTTTGCTGACTGTGCCTCTGCGCGAGTGGATACCCCATGTCACGCCAAGCCCCGCCTATTCCCTGCCAGGCAAAGCTGCTGCGTGTCTTGCCTCCTGCAAGTCAGAGACAACTTTCCCAATCGTCGCAGCGTACCGCATGGACGCACAGCTGCAACTGTCTCGGATGCACTCACGCGACACGGGAACTGTATCTCAACGTCGACTGTCACAAACTCAACTGGCAAAGTCAACTCATTGGCAACACGCCCGTCTTCATTATTTCTGTTGCTTCGCTCATCATGCTGCTAAAATCTAGCTGCACTTGTCTGCTAATACTCTACACCCAATTCATTTCCTCCCGTTTCATCAGTCGTCAAGTCAAAACTTTCTATGGTACAAATGAGCCGTGCTCTTTCGTCACTCCCTCCAGGCCGTTGCGTTTGAGTCATGCATCTCCCTGAGATGTGGTCGTCGTGTCTGATGTCTATAGCGTTGGCGTCAATGGCGTTAGATTTGGTCGTGAGCTCATACCAGGAACCGCTGGCTTGCTGAATGCTGCGCATAAGAAAACCCGAAAAAGCACGCTATGCAGATGCTGGTAACTTAAAAGGAAACCCTCTTCACCGCCGCAGTGTCTCGGTCGTGGGAACCGGTGGCAGAGTGTAACGTATCTGGTTGGGCGGCGGACCCGTGACATCGTGAATCGAAGGCAGGGCTCCTCTTCCCATCGGTCCTGAAGCTGCGACGGATCTTGCGCTGTCCGCTCTGTGTCGCAATGCAGCGTGAGCTGCGGcgtcgtcgctgttgctTCGGAGCCTTGACTGTACCGGTGAGACGGGATGCGAAAGCGATTGCGGGATCTGAGGCAGAGAGTGATTGTGCGTGTGGGAATATCCCATGCCGGGCAGTGCTGCACCGCCACCGGACGAAGGTGATGTGCTGGCACGACCCTCTGATCCAGGACCTGCTTGTGCGGCTCCTGAGCCTTGCTGTCCTGCCAAGTGAAAGACCGGGACATTCGCTCTTTGTGCCATTTCGACTTCGCCGATCTGCCAGTGCATCGCTTCGGCCGCTCGCCATGGCAGTTGCATCTCCTTTGAGATCTTCTCCCACATATCCTTCTTGAATCTAGACATACAGATTAGTGTTGAGCATTGGCTGGTCGTGGTGACCGGCGACCCACCTCTCGTATAGACGAGCGAgtttgttcttcttctcctcgtcccaTTCCGATCGTCGCTCGAGATAGTTTTGAAAGCGAAGACGGCAACTGATGGCGCTACGACCGGGCAAATGCTTCGAAATGTCTTCCCATTTCATGCCATTGCCCCTCAGTTCGATTATCGAACGGTCTTCGTCAGCAGTCCACTTggactgcttcttcttcgcgggTGTCTCGgaaggatgaggatgtggaGGCGCCAGACGCTTGTTACTTGGTCCTGCAACGTGAGAAATGGGTATAGATAGGCCAAGTCTTGGATCTGGCATTGATGTTGGAGGATAGGGCGAGTAATTTGCTACTGGGTGGTAGTGAGGCGGTCCCGGTGGGTACTGCTGCGGCGGATAATGCATGGTCTGCATTGGTGGAAACGCCTGGGGCACTTGACGCTGGTATTCGACGGGTGGTGCTGGATGAGGTGCTGGAGTCGTTGCACTCGTGATTGTTGAAGTGTGAGCAGAGCCTGGGTTATCGTCTCGGGCTCTGCTACTTGTCGATGCCTTGGAGCTGTTGCTAGCATTGCCTGGAGAGGATGCTGCTTTTGGCCgctccagcagcgacgagatATCCACGTTGGCGGCCCTCGCTGGCTTCGAGGCCAGCTTGTCCACGGGTATGGAAGTGATCTGGCGTGATGTGAGGAGATGTGAGATGGGACACGGTGTCGATAGTGTTGCAGTTCTATCGAGTGACAGTAGCCCGACGATGCGGTTCCAGCCAGTCGGTGATCCGAGGCTGGTATAACTGTGAACGAAAGGCAGGCTCAGTGGCAGCCACCCACTCGATACGGCCTTGGTCGGTAAGCTTAGTTCGCCTCGTTCCGGAGAATGGTCGTCGATAGTTGGTCGTCAGCAGGCAGTAGCAAAAAAAGGGCCGGGCGCGCGGTGGACTCGATGGGTCTTTGCTCCTCGTGACGTATCACAGGACGTTGGTGTTGTCCAGGTCGAGGAGAGGGTGCGAAGCGGTAGTTCCTGGGTTGGTTCGATGGATGGCTAGCATTGGCCGCATAAAGTTGGCCGATGATCGACGGTATATGTACGAACGCTCGCACGACCGCCTATAATACTGGCTGCAGCGTGCGAGGATGGGCCTGCACGCGAGAACTTCGTGGAGGATTGAAACCGGACAGTTGCTCGACGTGGGCCGTGGAGGGTCGTTTCACGCAGCGCTTGACGTAACACACCGAGGCACGAGACGGAGGTAGTTCTGAAGCTAAAGAGGGACCCAGAGATGGACTTGTGAAGAGCTGCCAGCCCAACCTTTCAGCGCGAGGCGCGGATAGCTTTGCAGTCTGTGCGGTGCTAGTCGAACAACATGCAAGAAATACTCCCGACGGACTGGATAGCTGGCCAATGACGGCCAGTGCAAGGGATGAAACAGCGTGGACCTATCGTGTCCAGCGAGCCGCCAAGTAAGGAAGCTGCGCTGAACCAGCGGGTTGCGGCTGGTATAGAAGAGGCAGCATCCCAGCAGTTGGACGCTCACCGGCGAAACCTAAGCCAGCCTGCATGGCATGGCGCGCTTCTTGTTCGCGCACGACGGAGCATGGGCGTGAAGCCTCGACAATTTGCAGCCCCAAGTGGCTAGCTCGCCTTTGGCTGCCGCTCGGTTGTGTGCAGTGAAGGAGCCAGGACTGGGTGGGCATTCGGTCTTGGGGCccggtcgctgctgctgcgagatgTGTACGCTCTCGCCAGGGATGTCCGTTAGTCGATCCATGCGGGCTCATGCACCAGCAACTATGATACATCTCTCTGTGACGTCGAGCATGGAGCTAGGGGCTTGGGCTACCATATAACCAGCCGTAAGGGCCAGGTCATCAGCGCAGGCGTGACAGGTTCTTTGCACAAATTGACTCGAGCGCGCGCAGTCCCGCGTCCCCACCCGTCCGTTTTCGAGGGTCGGTGGGTGGTGGGAGCTGGCTGTCAAGGCGCGGTGCAGGTATCCATCGATCCTGCATTTTCATTAGGGCGGTCCGGGGAATAAGCGTTCAGATGTCGCGAACGATCTGCAGAACTTTGCTGGCCGCGCGCGTTGAGTCCCGCGGCAGCAGGCCAATGGGGAGATGGAGGGAGGTGAGGGCTGCGAGGATGGTTGTTTTCCGCCTGCTGCTCTGCCCATCAACGGCATATAGCTGGGCCGTGGCAGGCAGTGGGCATTACTCGAGCGAGTCGAGTGCACGTTCGCGCGGGCGCATGGCATTCCAGTGTAACGCTAGGAATGGGCGGTGAGGTGTGAAGTGCCGACTGGCTGGGCTGGTAGCGAGTGTCATCTACAACGCTTGTGACACGGTGTGCATCTCGGATCTCGTGACCCTAGTCGGAGCAGTGCCATTGAAGAAAAACAGCCGCCAGCCGAGACATTCTCGCACTCCTGGCGTCGATTTCACGCCCTGCGTTGGAATGCGTGGGCGAGGCCGTGAGAAGAGCACAACATGTCCTGCCACGAGAAGATCACAGTATAGCACAGCACGCacagcaagcacagcaagcacaTGGCGATGGCGGTCAAGAGGCCGTTGACGCGGACAATGCATTCTTCACAGGGGTAGCTGCCTGACGCAAGTCATTCGCCTTTAGcgtcatcctcgccagcagcacGCAGCAAGCACAGATCGCATGTTCCGTTCGATGGCCGAGGGTGGAGGCTACAGGACGGGGCTGCGGCTAAGGTAGTGGGAGGCAAGTCACGAAGCTTGATGCCACTACTGCCAGCACCCGGTCGAGGAGGCCTGCACAGCGCCGGAGCGACGACCACGGCGCGGCAACGTGCGCGCGATGCCCGGCGAGTTGCTGCGTGCAGGCGGGCGATGGGACGCTGgggcggtggcggcgaggGCGGTGGACTTCCTGCGGGCGAGCACGGCggggctggctggctggccaTGGTCAGGCTCATCACAATGGTCGACGTGGCCGGCTctcgttgcagcagcagcgcagcacgtCGACGAAGCGCGCTGCGGCAGGATGGTTGGCGCTACAGCCGACCAGGCTATGCTAGAGAGCGCCGAACAATCGGCGAACATGTTCCCTTCGAGGGATTCCCTGCCCACTTGCGCGCAGCTCTATTTTAGTCCGATGCACGCGCTTCTGGCGGTGTGCTCGGAGATGCGTGGCCAACGACAGatcgtgctgtgctgtgctgtgctgtgctgtgctgtgctatgCTGTGCAGACAGAGCACATGACGACAGATGAATTGAGCCTCATGTCTTTCTGCATCGTCTCAtcgcgcctgctgctggtcggTTCTGCACTTCCCGGCGTGCCCTAATAACACCAGTGATAAGAGCGTGACTGCCCCATCTGCCGCCGTTCGCAACGAGCATGCACCGGCGGCTCATCCGCTCGCAGGCCGCGCTGTCGAATCGAGCACTCGCATCCACTTGCGCGCTGCGTGACTGGCCCGCCGCGCACATGGCTCGTGCAGCCCACTTCACCTCCAACCCACAATCGGCAGCCTCTCCTCCATCACCGTCCTGAATCCATCACAACGTCCGCCGCGTCATCTGCTCATCCAAGCGCCGCTGTCCACTGTCCGCACGCGTCGACGCCATCCCTCCACCTCCGACTCCCATCCCAGCATCATGGCCGCGTCCGCCGCCGATGTGCCCCTGCTCATTAAATCGGAGAATTCCTCCTCTGAACGCCGCATCTCTCCAGCGTGGACCGTTGCCCAGCTCAAAGCGCGTCTCGAGCCTATCACGGGCGTTCCGGCGTCTTGTCAACGTCTGAGCCTGCACGTTGCTTCTCAGCCACCACAGCCCATCGAGCCTGCAGATGAGGAAACCACGCAAATAGCTGCATGGCCGCTTCAAGCATACGCAGAACTGCTGGTGCGTAAACTCGAGCCCGCGTGTCTCATCGCATCCCCCATCACCTTCTGCAATATCGCCGCTGAACCACTCTCGTGGTACCCTTTGCAACCCTCTCCGCACCGGCCACTGGAATTCGCCGGTGGCATGACCAGCTATTATAAGGGGCGGAACATCATGCACTGCAGCGTGTTGAGCCCATGGCTGCAAAGCATCGATCGCCTTGGCACCTACCACTCCCAGGATTCATCTGCTGATCGCTCATGCTAGGTCACTGATACCCGGCCGCCCGGCTCGAGGACCAACTATACCGACGTGTCTTCCGTACAGAAGTATGAAATGCCCCAGGATGAGTACGAGAGCCGCACGGACAGCGTGCTGGCATGGAAGAAAGCCCGCAAACTGGGCCGCTTCGATCCTGATGCCCCGAACATTGAACAGCAAAAGATCGACGCTTCGTACCGTGAGGTCGACTCCCGCCACATCAAGCAAGGCGCCCGATGTCGTCTGCTGCCGGAGACCGACCATAGACGCGGCACTGTGCAGTTTGTCGGCGACGTACCGGAGATCCCGGGCGGCATTGGTGCCTGGGTTGGCATTCAACTCGATGAGCCTACCGGTAAGAATGATGGCAGTGTGGAGGGCCAGCGCTACTTCGAATGTCAGCCAAATTGTGGTGTGTTCGTAAGGCCCGAGCGTGTTGAAGTCGGAGATTTCCCCGTTCTGGACGAGTTcgctgatgaagatgatgaattTTGAGCGACTCGCAACTGGTCTCACCCTTCGGCGACACCGCCATTTGGAATGCTACCAATGCCGGGATCCGTTGTGTATCGGCGTCGAGCAGGTTTCAGATCCAGTAGTGCCCACGCGAGCAGCAGGTCGTGCCAGCGCAGAAGGCGTAAGGGACGTCAATGCTTCGTCTTTACTGGGCAAACCCTGCTTGTCACAACCACACGGATGGACCAAGCATGTTTGACAGTCTTGACAAGGCAGTGCATGGGCTACACGGCCGTACAGCCAAAGGATTTCTGCTGATCCTGACCATGTGTGGAGCGCTGATAGTTGGCGCGATGCAACGGAGGTCTCACAATGCCCATGGCGGAATCTTTACCGCACGACCGATATACCAGCAGTATCTCTGTCGTATGCAGCGCATCTGAGGCACCCTGTCTCAAGGATCGAGGCAGGCGGTGAATCACGCACGAAGAGAGATCAAAACATGCGGATCTCCGCTTTGCTGTGCGCAAGTAGCCGACCCAGACCATGCACAAAGGCAAGCACATATGATCAATTCTCCTAGTTCGAGTATCAGTTCCCAGCATTCGACAAGTCAACCTGGCATTTGCAATTGCAGGATGCATACTCCTGGTATTTCTCGGCCGCCGGCATAAGACGGTGACGACCAAACAGTGCATACAGTGAAATTCATTTCCACATCAATGCACTTCGGAATTGCTCGCTGCAGAAGCGATCGCAATACAAATCGGCATGTCCTGCAGACAAGGCCCGGTCGGCGCTAGTCCTCGGACCGTGCTGCACATACATGAGTCGCGAGCACACGAGGATTATGCTTAACACCACTGAGTCGTACAACAGGAAAGTGCGCAATCACGAAGACACGTTGCAATGAATCGGTGAGCAGAATGCTACTCGAACGACGCACAAAGTCTAAATTATCCCAACTGTCGGTGAGCAGCACGTTCGGAAAGCTCGCACTCGACATGACATTGCATTCAATGTGCTATGCACGCGCACGTGCGGAGCAGCCTTGCATGTCACAGCCCTTTGCCCCAGGAACAAACCCTCTCCATTTTCcaaataataataatatcttTATCACTGATCAACCCCGACGACTCAACTTCGCTCTTCAAGGTCCTTCTTCGGTGAATCAAGTCAGCATCGCATGAGCATGGGATGAAGACAGATTGGCGACTTGGCAACAACCCAGTCAAAAAGATCCGATGCTCCTCCATCCTTCAATGTTATCAGCTGATGATACGAACTCCTGGTGCAAGACCTACGCTCCTGGTCGAATCTCATAATGCGACACCAGCAAAATGGGCAAAGTACGGAAACGACGCTCAACTAGGAAGACGCAAATTGCATTTCGGAGTATTGATGAACTTGAAACCCCTGCCACGTTCTACTCCAACTTCCCGAGAACTTGGGTGATGTGATGATGCGAGAGTCAGACATTTGCGGTTCGAGAATCAAGCGACTCAAACTCATCACACGAACCACTTCATAACATGTAGGAACAACACAAGGGTGAAGTTTCAATAGTAATAAGGCGTCCAGCAAAAAACAACGGCAAGTTTCTCATGTCGTGGGTATCTAGAAATCTCAAGCTCTCTCAAGTCATGATCGTAAGCTTTGTTGCTTGTCAATGCCAAATTTCCTTGCcatgcttcctcttcctcttcctctttcctCTCTGCGAGTCAATTCTCCCGCGTTGTCAAGTGTCAATTGTGGGAAAAGACCGCTCCGCTGGAAATCGCATCTTCATGCCTGCAATTCAAGTTTAATCCAACAAAGAACAGCTGGCAACGCCGCGAATCGAGGCACTAGATTTTCCTGAAGAAGGTGCTGTTCGAATCACAAGTTGGAGCAACCCAATGCAGCTTTCGCATGGAAAGGGCTGGTGGACGAGAAAGAGTGACGCGCAACAGTCAAAAATTGAACAACGCATCACCCGCTTCTCCCACCACTCTCAACCTCACAACCCTGTGCAAAGAATATCCGCGCAGTCTTGGTTCTGCTTTCATTCGTAATCGCATAATTGTTTCCTGTAGAGTAGCAAAGGAATCGTCAGCATTCGCCACCACAAAGCTAATCAAGTAGATGATGTATGTGTGTGTGATGATGTGGGTGATGGATCCCAAGCGCCGCGCATGCGAACAGTGTGACCTAAGCGTGATGAACCGATGGGGTCCCACGCCGCACGAGGACGTCTACACTCGGTTGGACCTGCGCTGTAACGTTGCACGAAGGGCGCAAAGCAAACCGGGGCCCAGGAAGTTGCTGCCCACTCTTTTTAAATAGGCGGAAGTCCGGCAGATCCACCCGTACGCCTCATTGAGTACGAAAATCCAAGCATGGCGTT from Cercospora beticola chromosome 3, complete sequence includes the following:
- a CDS encoding uncharacterized protein (BUSCO:EOG0926505R), with amino-acid sequence MAASAADVPLLIKSENSSSERRISPAWTVAQLKARLEPITGVPASCQRLSLHVASQPPQPIEPADEETTQIAAWPLQAYAELLVTDTRPPGSRTNYTDVSSVQKYEMPQDEYESRTDSVLAWKKARKLGRFDPDAPNIEQQKIDASYREVDSRHIKQGARCRLLPETDHRRGTVQFVGDVPEIPGGIGAWVGIQLDEPTGKNDGSVEGQRYFECQPNCGVFVRPERVEVGDFPVLDEFADEDDEF